A window of the Tenebrio molitor chromosome 1, icTenMoli1.1, whole genome shotgun sequence genome harbors these coding sequences:
- the LOC138131324 gene encoding dentin sialophosphoprotein-like isoform X1, producing MGVLVLILNILSAAYAGEIVITEGRLQVAPDACPKGIKCLTNTTFVFCEDNSILIAYGKQIMACEGGRFYCDENDPYNGCVHQRFYDNITKGEDTVIDINIYGIDFSRDKKQNDSNNEPHPPNTPQVTEPGDNDYSEEEDYSDDSKDDDDEDESGESEQEEPNTEEDEAEPTTESNEVETENPSSTESTAESDDNDYSNEEDNSDDSKEPDDDDEDDSEEPESKEPTTEQDETEPTTKSNELGTENPSSTEPTTEPDDSDISEGKDNSDDSKEPDDEDEDDSEEPEREEPATEDDEAEPTTKPNELETENPSSTESTTEPNDNDYSEENNSDDSKEPDDDDENDSEELETDQPTTEVDEAEPTTKSNELETENPTSTESTTEPDDNDYSEEEDNSDDSKEPDDDDEDDSEEPETEEANREDDEAEPTTKPHELETENPSATEPTTEPDDNDYSEEDNSDDSNETDENDENDSEEPEIDEPTTEEDEVEPTTKSNELETEHLSSTESTTESDDDDHSEEEDNSDDSYEPDDDDENDSGKSDTEEPTTQEDEAEPTTESNELQTENLSSTEPTTEPDDYDYSEEEYNSDDSKEPYEDDEDNSGEPETYEPTTEENEVEPTTQSNELETENLSSTESTTEPEDNDYSEEEDNSDDSKEPDDDDEDDSEEPETEEANTELDETEPTTESNEVETENPSSTESTTEPEDNDYSEEEEDNSDDSKEPDDDDEDDSEKPEAEEANTELDETESTTESNELETENPNSTESTTEPEDNDYSEEEEDNSDDSKGPDDNDEDDSEEPEAEEANTELDETEPTTESNELETKNPSSTETTTEPEDNDYSEEDNSDDSKEPGDDDEDDSEEPEAEEANTELDETEPTTESNEVETENPSSTESTTEPEDNDYSEEEEDNSDDSKEPDDDDEDDSEEPEAEEANTELDETESTTESNELETENPNSTESTTEPEDNDYSEEEEDNSDDSKEPDDDDEDDSEEPEAEEANTELDETEPTTESNELETENPSFTESTTEPEDNDYSEEEEDNSDDSKEPDDDDEDDSEEPEAEEANTELDETEPTTESNELETENPSSTESTTEPEDNDYFEEDNSDDSKEPGDDDEDNSEEPEAEEANTELDETENPSSTESRTEPEDNDFSEEEDNSDDSKESDYDDENDSRKSDTEEPTTQEDEAEPTTESNELQTENLSSTEPTTEPDDYDYSEEQDNFDDSKEPDDDDEDDSEESETEEPTTEEDEVEPTTMSNELDTENPSSTESTTEPEDNDYSVEEDNSDDSKEPDDDDEDDSEEPETEEANTALDETEPTTESSELETENPSSTESTTEPEDKDYSEEEDKSDDSKEPDDDDEDDSEEPETEGSTTEQDETEPTTKSNKLGTENPSSAEPIKEPDDNDYSDENDNSDDSKEPDDDDEEESKGPETEEINTELDEIEPTTGSNELETENPSPTESTTEPDDNDDYQEQDNSDESKEPDDDDEDDSGEQETKEPTTEEDEAEPTTKSNELQTENTSSTESTTEPDDNDHSEEEDNSDDSKEPDDDDDDYSGEPETDVSVSEIIKNNPTSEEPGYNKDTEELNSYEDNKEPDDYNETEEPETKKPLRVVSGEKPTTISPKSKTEPNDNELKTEKSDHEQTTPEDEYWTSFFDDIVKSTTPKTKHPKTPPKHGISTMVPDVYNDTDSYEEEPYITEPDGYDESRIPITEANSGGSTTTASKIKVTGPKPDKDGAETVRPTTQISPGPLLNTSTTILPPLISQSPSKESTTWKDDYEDSKEEGDVYVQFHRFRNRDSLVHSVKVNFDKYGLYDYLPKSQFQEILIGGDKIPVLRNRHIGPIQRNLPWKITFRSVQMEKLEVGLFRNVTNVEDFEASYGLIRMIPEGIFNGENLKYVSLRDNKIRKIASRAFDNMTNLVELNLSRNRLKVIDSEWFYKCHKLATIYFSYNAITQLSLMSFKNLNFKLPWRIYLDYNEISTASEDTFLQSLKDLDNKNYFKNHRGMRLNLKGNKLTCVPKDLSRFLVAKVVTLRKNPLTCECLQRINSWLRDHPNMKVLLDGKPRCKLH from the exons ATGGGGGTCCTGGTATTG ATTTTGAACATACTCAGTGCCGCTTATGCCGGGGAAATCGTTATTACTGAAGGCCGGCTGCAGGTTGCCCCCGATGCCTGCCCCAAAGGCATCAAATGCTTGACCAACACGACTTTTGTATTTTGCGAAGATAACAGTATTTTAATAGCTTATGGCAAGCAGATTATGGCGTGCGAAGGAGGGAGGTTTTACTGTGACGAAAACGACCCTTATAACGG TTGCGTGCATCAACGTTTCTATGACAATATAACAAAAGGTGAGGACACTGTCATCGATATCAATATATACGGAATTGATTTCAGTAGAGATAAGAAACAGAATGATTCAAATAATGAGCCTCATCCACCGAACACACCTCAAGTGACGGAACCCGGTGATAATGATTATTCCGAAGAAGAAGATTATTCTGACGACAGTAAGGATGACGATGACGAAGACGAGTCCGGAGAATCAGAACAGGAGGAGCCAAACACAGAAGAAGACGAAGCAGAACCTACGACAGAGTCTAATGAAGTAGAAACCGAAAATCCGAGTTCTACAGAATCAACGGCTGAATCAGATGATAATGACTATTCCAACGAAGAAGATAATTCTGACGACAGTAAGGAACCAGATGACGATGACGAAGACGACTCTGAAGAACCAGAATCAAAAGAACCAACCACAGAACAAGACGAAACAGAACCTACCACAAAGTCAAATGAACTAGGAACCGAAAATCCGAGTTCCACAGAACCAACGACGGAACCAGATGATTCTGACATTTCCGAAGGAAAAGATAATTCTGACGACAGTAAGGAACCAGATGACGAAGACGAGGACGACTCCGAAGAACCCGAAAGGGAAGAGCCAGCCACAGAAGATGACGAAGCAGAACCTACCACAAAGCCAAATGAACTAGAAACCGAAAATCCGAGTTCCACAGAATCAACGACGGAACCAAATGATAATGACTATTCCGAAGAAAATAATTCTGACGACAGTAAGGAACCAGATGACGATGACGAAAACGACTCCGAAGAACTAGAAACAGATCAGCCAACCACAGAAGTAGACGAAGCAGAACCTACCACAAAGTCAAATGAACTAGAAACAGAAAATCCGACTTCTACAGAATCAACGACGGAACCAGATGATAATGACTATTCCGAAGAAGAAGATAATTCTGACGACAGTAAGGAACCAGATGACGATGACGAAGACGACTCTGAAGAACCAGAAACAGAGGAGGCAAACAGAGAAGATGACGAAGCAGAACCCACCACAAAGCCACATGAACTAGAAACCGAAAATCCGAGCGCCACAGAACCAACGACGGAACCAGATGATAATGATTATTCCGAAGAAGATAATTCTGACGACAGTAATGAAACAGATGAAAATGACGAAAACGACTCCGAAGAACCAGAAATAGATGAACCAACCACAGAAGAAGACGAAGTAGAACCTACCACAAAGTCAAATGAACTAGAAACAGAACATCTGAGTTCTACAGAATCAACGACAGAATCAGATGATGATGACCATTCCGAAGAAGAAGATAATTCTGACGACAGTTATGAACCAGATGACGATGATGAAAACGACTCCGGAAAATCAGATACGGAGGAGCCAACCACACAAGAAGACGAAGCAGAACCTACCACAGAGTCAAATGAACTTCAAACGGAAAATCTGAGTTCTACAGAACCAACGACGGAACCAGATGATTATGACTATTCCGAAGAAGAATATAATTCTGACGACAGTAAGGAACCATATGAAGATGACGAAGACAACTCCGGAGAACCAGAAACATATGAGCCAACCACAGAAGAAAACGAAGTAGAACCTACCACACAGTCAAATGAGTTAGAAACTGAAAATCTGAGTTCTACAGAATCAACGACGGAACCAGAAGATAATGACTATTCCGAAGAAGAAGATAATTCTGACGACAGTAAGGAACCAGATGACGACGACGAAGACGACTCTGAAGAACCAGAAACAGAGGAGGCAAACACAGAATTGGACGAAACAGAACCTACAACAGAGTCTAATGAAGTAGAAACCGAAAATCCAAGTTCTACAGAATCAACGACGGAACCAGAAGATAATGATTATtccgaagaagaagaagataaTTCTGACGACAGTAAGGAACCAGATGACGACGACGAAGATGACTCTGAAAAACCAGAAGCAGAGGAGGCAAACACAGAATTGGACGAAACAGAATCTACAACAGAGTCTAATGAACTAGAAACCGAAAATCCAAATTCTACAGAATCAACGACGGAACCAGAAGATAATGATTATtccgaagaagaagaagataaTTCTGACGACAGTAAGGGACCAGATGACAACGACGAAGACGACTCTGAAGAACCAGAAGCAGAGGAGGCAAACACAGAATTGGACGAAACAGAACCTACGACAGAGTCTAATGAACTAGAAACCAAAAATCCAAGTTCTACAGAAACAACGACGGAACCAGAAGATAATGACTATTCCGAAGAAGATAATTCTGACGACAGTAAGGAACCAGGTGATGACGACGAAGATGACTCTGAAGAACCAGAAGCAGAGGAGGCAAACACAGAATTGGACGAAACAGAACCTACAACAGAGTCTAATGAAGTAGAAACAGAAAATCCAAGTTCTACAGAATCAACGACGGAACCAGAAGATAATGATTATtccgaagaagaagaagataaTTCTGACGACAGTAAGGAACCAGATGACGACGACGAAGACGACTCTGAAGAACCAGAAGCAGAGGAGGCAAACACAGAATTGGACGAAACAGAATCTACAACAGAGTCTAATGAACTAGAAACTGAAAATCCAAATTCTACAGAATCAACGACGGAACCAGAAGATAATGATTATtccgaagaagaagaagataaTTCTGACGACAGTAAGGAACCAGATGACGACGACGAAGACGACTCTGAAGAACCAGAAGCAGAGGAGGCAAACACAGAATTGGACGAAACAGAACCTACGACAGAGTCTAATGAACTAGAAACCGAAAATCCAAGTTTTACAGAATCAACGACGGAACCAGAAGATAATGACTATtccgaagaagaagaagataaTTCTGACGACAGTAAGGAACCAGATGACGACGACGAAGACGACTCTGAAGAACCAGAAGCAGAGGAGGCAAACACAGAATTGGACGAAACAGAACCTACAACAGAGTCTAATGAACTAGAAACCGAAAATCCAAGTTCTACAGAATCAACGACGGAACCAGAAGATAATGACTATTTCGAAGAAGATAATTCTGACGACAGTAAGGAACCAGGTGACGACGACGAAGACAACTCTGAAGAACCAGAAGCAGAGGAGGCAAACACAGAATTGGACGAAACAGAAAATCCAAGTTCTACAGAATCAAGGACGGAACCAGAAGATAATGACTTTTCCGAAGAAGAAGATAATTCTGACGACAGTAAGGAATCTGATTACGATGATGAAAACGACTCCAGAAAATCAGATACGGAGGAGCCAACCACACAAGAAGACGAAGCAGAACCTACCACAGAGTCAAACGAACTTCAAACGGAAAATCTGAGTTCTACAGAACCAACGACGGAACCAGATGATTATGACTATTCCGAAGAACAAGATAATTTTGACGATAGTAAGGAACCAGATGACGATGACGAAGACGACTCCGAAGAATCAGAAACAGAAGAGCCAACCACAGAAGAAGACGAAGTAGAACCTACCACAATGTCAAATGAATTAGATACTGAAAATCCGAGTTCTACAGAATCAACGACGGAACCAGAAGATAATGACTATTCCGTAGAAGAAGATAATTCTGACGACAGTAAGGAACCAGATGACGACGACGAAGACGACTCTGAAGAACCAGAAACAGAGGAAGCAAACACAGCATTGGACGAAACAGAACCTACGACAGAGTCTAGTGAACTGGAAACCGAAAATCCAAGTTCTACAGAATCAACGACGGAACCAGAAGATAAAGACTATTCCGAAGAAGAAGATAAGTCTGACGACAGTAAGGAACCAGATGACGACGACGAAGACGACTCTGAAGAACCAGAAACAGAGGGGTCAACCACAGAACAAGACGAAACAGAACCTACCACAAAATCAAATAAGCTAGGAACCGAAAATCCGAGTTCCGCAGAACCAATAAAGGAACCAGATGATAATGACTATTCCGATGAAAATGATAACTCTGACGATAGTAAGGAACCAGATGACGACGACGAAGAAGAATCTAAAGGACCAGAAACAGAGGAGATAAACACAGAATTAGACGAAATAGAACCTACGACAGGGTCTAATGAACTAGAAACCGAAAATCCAAGTCCTACAGAATCAACGACGGAACCAGATGATAATGACGATTACCAAGAACAAGATAATTCTGATGAGAGTAAGGAACCAGATGACGATGACGAAGACGACTCCGGAGAACAAGAAACGAAGGAACCAACTACAGAAGAAGACGAAGCAGAAcccacaacaaagtcaaatgAACTTCAAACCGAAAATACGAGTTCTACAGAATCAACGACGGAACCAGATGATAACGATCATTCCGAAGAAGAAGATAATTCTGACGACAGTAAGGAACCAGACGACGATGACGACGACTACTCCGGAGAACCAGAAACAGATGTGTCAGTTtcagaaataatcaaaaataatCCTACCAGTGAAGAACCAGGCTATAATAAAGATACTGAAGAACTCAATTCTTATGAGGATAATAAGGAACCAGATGATTATAACGAGACTGAAGAACCAGAAACGAAAAAACCACTCAGGGTAGTAAGCGGAGAAAAACCCACCACAATTTCACCCAAATCAAAAACGGAGCCAAATGATAATGAACTGAAGACAGAAAAATCAGACCATGAACAGACCACTCCAGAAGACGAATATTGGACAAGTTTCTTCGACGATATAGTCAAAAGTACTActccaaaaacaaaacatccAAAGACTCCACCAAAACACGGCATCTCAACAATGGTGCCGGATGTTTacaatgacactgacagttaTGAAGAAGAGCCTTACATAACAGAACCAGATGGTTACGATGAAAGTAGAATTCCAATAACTGAAGCGAACAGTGGAGGATCTACAACAACTGCTTCTAAGATAAAAG TTACAGGGCCTAAACCAGATAAAGATGGAGCAGAGACGGTACGACCAACAACACAGATCAGCCCTGGTCCACTGTTGAACACGTCTACGACAATTCTTCCACCTCTCATTTCTCAGAG TCCATCCAAAGAGAGCACAACCTGGAAAGATGATTACGAAGACAGCAAAGAAGAAGGCGACGTTTACGTCCAATTCCACAGATTTAGGAACAGAGACAGTCTAGTGCACAGCGTCAAAGTCAACTTCGACAAGTACGGCCTCTACGACTACCTCCCAAAGAGCCAATTCCAAGAGATCCTGATCGGGGGAGACAAAATTCCAGTACTTCGCAACCGACACATCGGCCCAATCCAGCGCAACCTCCCGTGGAAAATCACTTTCAGATCGGTGCAAATGGAAAAACTTGAAGTTGGTCTATTCAGAAACGTCACCAACGTGGAAGACTTCGAAGCGTCGTACGGTCTCATTCGCATGATCCCCGAAGGCATCTTCAACGGCGAGAACCTCAAATACGTCAGTCTAAGAGATAACAAGATCAGGAAGATCGCGTCCAGAGCCTTCGACAACATGACCAATCTGGTCGAGCTCAACTTGAGCCGCAACAGACTCAAAGTCATCGATTCTGAATGGTTCTACAAATGTCACAAACTGGCAACCATCTACTTCAGCTACAACGCCATCACCCAACTCTCACTCATGTCGTTCAAGAACCTCAACTTCAAGCTGCCTTGGAGGatctacttggactaca